One genomic window of Maribacter aquivivus includes the following:
- a CDS encoding alpha-2-macroglobulin family protein — MKKLYLILIVFMSTQFGNAQEHNSYDSLWDKVLDLKMENLNKSALKQTEAIFKKAKNEKNEVQTIKALIYKSGLINILEEDAKLTIVNDFKSEIAIAAEPTKQILHNHLAKLYWQYYKQNRYKFNNRTKTAVKIDSVDFRTWDLDTIFKEIDYHFTTSLENASTTQQLPISDFNEILVKNEESKKYRPTLFDVLAHTALQFYTTSENSINKPADIFEIDIEAILCEAYSASFLNFVNGQNLSLQSRALEIYQQLVSFHFGNPDMNPLVLVDIERLRFIHENATFENKDNLFLEVLQNSAENIKHSPLSSLYTFEIALQYQKSGLTYSPKTNEEHQWKLKEAIALCDDVIARFPKSLGAQKCMVLKSEIQNTTIQLTSEKHIPTNTVSRLLVSYKNMERLSLMAYQITQKQLKELEELYQDNKKQDYIKKLSVAKTWSASLKTENDYQTHSTEISIPALENGNYVIVAESGDEKVNSFSFTTVQVTNLAVIETQNLTHQFYQVIDRNNGKPIAGAEVILGYRKNYKEPINRKTYTTDKHGNITIEKNEESWNDVSITAKKDSETAYFGEYYVNRGYAQNEERINYSCFLFTDRSIYRPGQPLFFKGIAISQEKGISKVLENAKIKVTLADVNGQEIETLALTTNDYGSISGEFILPNSGLTGQFSIRVSSNENRLNGYTSISVEEYKRPKFETNFEPVTDTYKVNDSITVIGKATAYAGSSISDAKVVYRVKRVVNLPRWYYWFRPHFNGSSQEIEQGETVTDAAGNYKIKFKAIPDNSIEKENLPTFNYEITADVTDINGETRSTVTNVAVGYHALNVNLVLPESIDKTLKDTGFTITSRNLNGEFVPATGEVKLYKLQAPENVIRPRQWAAPDYQGFSKDEFLKLYPHDAFEDEDNSANWKKGKMVWQSNFNTHNSKEINFGKTKNWESGKYRLELNSKDKFGQAVKDIANITFTGNEQTLADNQLFHIKTDKAQYKVGDKAQITFLSSAKDLNVYVRVEKSNTVVDEKLITLNNNSKTISVPVTENDLGGFVITYSYAFANYFEWNTHNILVPYPSSDLQIETTTFRDKIAPGVDETWSFKIKGPKGEKVSAELLASMYDASLDQFRAHSWSFYPFHRPNYYSRIRTNAHNSFSTSSFYTFSNYEDMSYPSLRFDSFDSFGLDFHSYGDFYEQRPLYKRSAAPIANSMMEDDAALDATVVVGYGTIEKESKLEGRVAGVEITESTTEPEKENQDFGSVSIRKNLQETAFFFPTLQTDKEGNVSFNFTTPEALTRWNLQLLAHTKELESTITNLTTVTQKELMVTPNAPRFLREGDEIIISTKISNLTEKLLSGQAKLELTDAVIGADISKQLLAASNTLETNSFEVDAMGNTQVSWRLNIPVGLQSVQYKIIAKAADFSDGEQNMLPVLSNRTLVTESLPMWIRSNQTKTFTLDKLSNTSSTTLKHHKLTLEMTSNPAWYAVQALPYLMEYPYDCNEQTFSRYYANSLASHIANSNPRIREVFNQWANSDALLSNLEKNEELKSLLIQETPWLRDAQSETQQKKRIGLLFNLNKMKNEQQSALNKLAQNQNSSGAWSWFNGGPDNRYITQHIISGMGHLNHLVTSPVDSKQSNMIEDAISYLDAEFVKEYEQMKKHTSNINDDHLSANQVHYLYMRSFFKDIKTSKKVDEITSYYIKQAQKYWTKRGLYAQGMLALILHRIDDAKTSTKILRALEENSITNDELGMYWKSNTNSWFWYQAPIETQALLIEAFSEIRPADIETVDNLKIWLLKNKQTNQWSTTKATTEAVYALLLQGSEWLSVTDAVEILIGGKEIDPSKLENVKVEAGTGYFKTFWNTAEIQPKMGEVQISKKGNGIAWGALYWQYFEDLDKITSAETPLKLKKKIFLKKNTDSGEVISEVTGNTTLKVGDLVKIRIELRSDRDMEFIHMKDMRAAGFEPVNVISRYKWQDGLGYYESTKDASTNFFFDYLPKGVYVFEYDVRVNNAGDFSNGITTIQSMYAPEFSSHSEGVRVSVEN, encoded by the coding sequence ATGAAAAAGCTATATTTAATTCTAATCGTATTTATGTCCACACAATTTGGTAATGCACAAGAGCACAATTCTTATGATTCACTATGGGATAAGGTTCTTGATTTAAAGATGGAAAACTTGAATAAATCGGCATTAAAACAAACTGAAGCTATCTTTAAAAAAGCGAAAAACGAGAAGAATGAGGTACAGACTATAAAGGCACTTATTTATAAATCTGGCTTAATTAACATACTCGAAGAAGATGCTAAATTAACTATCGTTAATGATTTCAAATCAGAAATAGCAATTGCTGCCGAACCTACTAAACAAATACTACATAATCATTTAGCAAAATTATACTGGCAATACTACAAACAAAACAGATATAAATTTAATAATAGAACCAAGACAGCTGTTAAGATTGATTCGGTAGATTTTAGAACCTGGGATTTAGATACGATTTTTAAAGAAATAGATTATCATTTTACTACATCTTTAGAAAATGCTAGCACTACTCAGCAACTTCCTATTTCAGATTTTAATGAGATTTTAGTAAAGAATGAAGAAAGCAAAAAATACAGACCTACATTATTTGACGTTCTCGCACATACCGCTTTACAATTTTACACGACTAGCGAAAATAGCATCAACAAACCTGCAGATATATTTGAAATTGACATCGAAGCAATTTTATGCGAGGCATACTCTGCTAGCTTTTTAAATTTTGTTAATGGTCAAAACCTGTCATTACAATCTAGAGCACTTGAAATTTACCAACAACTAGTATCATTCCATTTTGGCAATCCAGATATGAATCCGTTGGTATTGGTAGATATAGAGCGATTACGCTTTATTCATGAAAATGCCACCTTCGAAAATAAAGACAATCTATTTCTTGAGGTTTTGCAGAATTCAGCGGAAAACATAAAGCACAGCCCGCTATCTAGCTTATACACCTTTGAAATTGCACTTCAGTACCAAAAATCCGGACTCACTTATTCCCCTAAAACGAATGAAGAACACCAATGGAAGTTAAAAGAAGCCATTGCACTTTGCGATGATGTAATTGCAAGATTCCCTAAAAGTTTAGGTGCACAAAAATGCATGGTATTAAAATCTGAAATTCAAAACACCACTATTCAACTGACTTCAGAAAAGCACATACCAACCAACACGGTAAGCAGACTATTGGTTAGTTATAAAAATATGGAGCGTCTGTCGTTAATGGCTTACCAAATTACCCAGAAACAATTAAAAGAGCTTGAAGAATTATATCAAGACAATAAGAAACAAGACTATATAAAAAAACTGTCTGTTGCTAAAACTTGGTCGGCATCTTTAAAAACAGAAAACGATTATCAAACGCATAGTACTGAAATCTCCATACCTGCTTTAGAAAATGGAAATTATGTGATAGTGGCAGAATCTGGAGATGAAAAAGTAAATTCATTTAGCTTCACCACTGTTCAAGTAACCAATTTAGCAGTAATAGAAACGCAAAACTTAACTCATCAGTTCTACCAAGTAATCGATCGCAATAATGGCAAACCTATTGCTGGTGCAGAAGTTATTTTAGGGTATCGAAAAAACTATAAAGAACCAATAAACCGTAAAACATATACTACAGATAAACATGGTAACATCACTATCGAAAAAAACGAAGAAAGTTGGAACGACGTTTCTATAACCGCTAAAAAGGACAGCGAAACTGCATATTTTGGCGAGTACTACGTAAACAGAGGGTATGCACAAAATGAAGAACGAATTAACTATTCGTGCTTTCTTTTTACGGACAGAAGTATATACAGACCAGGTCAGCCATTATTTTTTAAGGGTATAGCCATCAGCCAAGAAAAAGGAATCTCTAAAGTTTTAGAAAACGCCAAAATTAAAGTTACATTGGCAGATGTTAACGGGCAAGAAATAGAAACTCTCGCGTTGACCACCAATGACTATGGTTCTATTTCGGGTGAATTTATACTACCAAATTCCGGACTCACAGGTCAGTTTTCTATTCGCGTTTCCTCAAATGAAAATCGTTTGAACGGATATACCAGTATTTCAGTTGAAGAGTACAAACGACCTAAATTTGAAACAAATTTCGAACCAGTTACGGACACTTATAAAGTCAATGATAGTATAACGGTAATAGGTAAAGCAACAGCATACGCAGGTAGTTCCATCTCAGATGCAAAGGTAGTTTACCGCGTAAAAAGAGTTGTGAATTTACCCAGATGGTATTATTGGTTCAGACCCCATTTTAATGGCTCTTCTCAAGAAATTGAACAAGGCGAGACCGTTACAGATGCAGCAGGTAATTATAAAATAAAGTTTAAAGCGATACCCGATAATAGTATAGAGAAAGAAAACCTGCCAACATTTAATTATGAAATTACAGCAGATGTAACCGATATTAATGGAGAAACTAGAAGCACAGTTACGAATGTTGCAGTTGGTTATCATGCGTTAAATGTGAATTTAGTTCTTCCAGAATCTATTGATAAGACCCTAAAGGACACAGGCTTTACTATTACCAGCAGAAATTTAAACGGAGAATTTGTACCTGCAACAGGCGAAGTAAAATTATACAAATTACAAGCACCTGAAAACGTAATACGACCCAGACAATGGGCTGCTCCAGATTACCAAGGTTTTTCAAAAGATGAATTCTTGAAACTTTATCCGCATGACGCTTTTGAAGACGAAGACAATTCTGCCAATTGGAAAAAAGGTAAAATGGTTTGGCAATCTAACTTCAACACTCATAATTCTAAGGAAATCAATTTCGGTAAAACCAAGAATTGGGAATCTGGCAAATACAGGTTAGAATTAAACTCAAAAGATAAATTTGGGCAAGCCGTAAAAGATATCGCTAATATTACATTTACTGGTAACGAGCAAACATTAGCCGACAACCAATTGTTTCATATAAAAACAGATAAAGCTCAATATAAAGTAGGAGACAAAGCACAAATAACATTTCTTTCAAGTGCTAAGGATCTGAATGTTTATGTAAGAGTCGAAAAGAGTAATACCGTAGTTGACGAAAAGTTAATTACGTTGAACAACAATTCAAAAACAATATCTGTACCTGTTACCGAAAATGATTTAGGCGGATTTGTAATCACTTACAGTTATGCATTTGCTAATTATTTTGAATGGAACACTCATAATATTCTTGTTCCCTACCCTTCTAGCGATTTACAAATAGAGACAACGACCTTTAGAGACAAAATAGCTCCGGGTGTTGATGAAACTTGGTCTTTTAAGATCAAAGGTCCGAAAGGTGAAAAAGTAAGTGCTGAGTTATTAGCAAGTATGTATGATGCCTCTTTAGATCAATTTAGAGCTCATTCTTGGAGCTTTTATCCATTTCATAGACCAAATTACTATTCACGAATTAGAACGAACGCTCATAACAGCTTTTCGACCAGCAGCTTCTATACATTTTCGAATTATGAAGACATGAGCTACCCAAGTCTAAGATTTGATTCTTTCGATTCATTCGGGTTAGATTTTCATTCATACGGAGACTTCTATGAACAAAGGCCCCTGTACAAAAGATCTGCCGCACCAATTGCAAACAGCATGATGGAAGACGATGCTGCATTAGATGCAACTGTCGTTGTTGGCTATGGTACTATTGAAAAAGAAAGTAAATTAGAAGGCAGAGTCGCAGGTGTTGAAATTACCGAATCAACAACAGAACCTGAAAAAGAGAACCAAGATTTTGGATCAGTTAGCATTCGAAAAAATCTCCAAGAAACCGCTTTTTTCTTTCCAACATTACAGACAGATAAAGAAGGAAATGTTTCGTTCAATTTCACCACACCTGAGGCATTAACCCGTTGGAATTTGCAACTTTTGGCACATACCAAAGAATTGGAAAGTACTATTACCAACTTAACTACGGTGACCCAAAAAGAATTGATGGTGACGCCAAATGCACCACGATTTTTACGTGAGGGTGATGAGATAATAATTAGTACTAAAATTTCTAACCTAACAGAAAAACTACTCTCTGGTCAGGCAAAATTAGAATTGACAGATGCGGTAATAGGTGCAGATATTTCAAAACAATTGTTAGCGGCTTCTAATACACTAGAGACAAACTCTTTTGAAGTTGATGCTATGGGGAATACCCAAGTATCATGGAGATTGAATATTCCGGTAGGGTTGCAATCGGTTCAATATAAAATCATTGCAAAAGCAGCTGATTTCTCTGATGGGGAACAAAACATGTTGCCTGTATTATCAAACAGAACATTGGTAACTGAATCATTACCAATGTGGATTCGCAGTAACCAAACCAAGACGTTTACTTTAGACAAGCTAAGCAACACCTCATCGACCACGCTGAAACACCATAAGCTGACTTTAGAAATGACATCTAACCCAGCTTGGTACGCAGTACAGGCATTGCCGTATTTAATGGAATACCCGTATGATTGTAACGAGCAGACATTCTCAAGGTATTACGCAAATTCATTGGCTAGCCATATTGCAAATAGCAACCCAAGAATTCGTGAGGTGTTTAACCAATGGGCAAATTCAGATGCCTTACTAAGCAATCTAGAAAAGAATGAGGAATTAAAATCCTTATTAATTCAAGAAACACCTTGGTTACGCGATGCACAATCTGAAACCCAACAAAAGAAAAGAATCGGTTTATTGTTCAATTTAAACAAGATGAAGAACGAGCAACAATCAGCTTTAAACAAGCTTGCTCAAAATCAGAATTCAAGTGGAGCTTGGTCTTGGTTCAATGGTGGTCCCGATAACAGATACATTACCCAACATATAATTTCGGGTATGGGTCATTTGAATCATTTGGTTACTTCGCCTGTGGACAGCAAACAATCTAATATGATAGAAGACGCAATTTCATATTTAGATGCTGAGTTTGTTAAAGAGTATGAGCAAATGAAAAAACATACCTCTAATATTAACGATGATCACTTAAGTGCAAATCAGGTACATTATTTATACATGCGCAGCTTTTTTAAGGATATTAAAACTTCTAAGAAAGTAGATGAGATAACTTCCTATTATATAAAACAAGCGCAGAAATATTGGACCAAAAGAGGTTTATATGCACAGGGAATGCTTGCTTTAATATTGCATAGAATAGATGACGCAAAAACATCTACTAAAATTCTACGTGCATTAGAAGAAAATAGCATTACTAATGATGAATTGGGCATGTACTGGAAAAGTAATACCAACTCATGGTTTTGGTATCAGGCACCTATAGAAACACAAGCTTTACTGATTGAAGCATTTTCTGAAATTCGCCCTGCGGATATTGAAACGGTTGATAATCTTAAAATATGGTTACTTAAAAATAAGCAGACCAATCAATGGAGTACCACTAAAGCAACAACTGAAGCAGTATATGCATTATTACTACAAGGCAGTGAATGGTTATCGGTTACAGATGCAGTCGAAATTTTAATTGGCGGTAAAGAGATTGACCCGTCTAAATTAGAAAATGTAAAAGTGGAAGCAGGAACAGGCTACTTTAAAACTTTTTGGAACACTGCTGAAATTCAACCTAAAATGGGTGAAGTACAAATTAGCAAAAAAGGCAACGGAATTGCTTGGGGAGCTTTGTACTGGCAATATTTTGAGGACTTAGATAAAATTACAAGCGCCGAGACTCCGTTGAAATTAAAGAAGAAAATATTCTTGAAAAAGAATACAGATTCTGGCGAGGTAATTTCTGAAGTGACCGGCAACACTACGTTAAAAGTAGGTGACTTGGTTAAGATTAGAATTGAACTGAGATCCGACCGTGATATGGAATTCATACACATGAAAGATATGCGTGCAGCAGGGTTTGAGCCCGTAAACGTAATTTCAAGATATAAGTGGCAAGACGGCTTAGGGTATTACGAAAGCACCAAAGATGCAAGTACCAATTTCTTCTTTGACTATTTACCAAAAGGGGTTTATGTGTTTGAATATGATGTACGCGTAAATAATGCTGGAGATTTCAGTAATGGTATTACCACCATACAAAGTATGTATGCACCAGAATTTAGTAGTCATAGTGAAGGAGTAAGAGTTTCGGTTGAAAACTAA